From Terriglobales bacterium:
TACATGACGGTTCACTGCGGCGTGATGAGGGAGCATTTGCCGCTGACGATGGGCCGCGTGACGGGCATCGTCAGCCGCGGTGGCTCGCTAATTGCCAAGTGGATGATGACGCACCGGCAGCAGAACCCGCTGTACACACACTTTGACGACCTGTGCGACATTATGCGGGAATATGACGTGACCTGGAGCCTGGGCGACGGCCTGCGGCCCGGCTCGATCGCCGACGCTTCGGATAAGGCCCAGTTTGCCGAGTTGGAAGTGCTGGGCGAGCTGACCGAGCGCGGCTGGAAGAACGGCACGCAGGTGATGGTCGAAGGTCCGGGTCACATCCCGATGGACCAGATCGACATGAACATCAAGGAGCAGATTCGCATCTGTAAGGGCGCGCCGTTTTATGTCCTTGGGCCGCTGGTGACCGACGTGGCGCCCGGCTACGACCATATCACCAGCGCGATCGGCGCGGCGCTGGCCGGCTGGAGCGGCGCCGCGATGCTGTGCTACGTCACGCCCAAGGAGCACCTGGGCCTGCCCAACGACAAGGACGTGAAGGACGGCATCATCGCCTACAAGATCGCGGCCCATGCCGCCGACATCGCCCGTCACCGTCCGGGCGCGCGCGACCGCGACGACGCCCTCAGCTTCGCGCGCTACAACTTCGACTGGGAAAAGCAGTTCGCGCTCGCGCTCGATCCCGAGACCGCGCGCGCCATGCACGACGAGACCCTCTCCGACGACTACTACAAGACGGCGGCCTTCTGCTCCATGTGCGGCCCCAAATTCTGCTCCATGAACTATTCCTCGAAAGTCGACGAGTACAACAAGGAAGTACACGGCCTGGAAAAGAAAGACCTCTCCGGGCTGGTGACGAAAATCCTGAAAAGTTAGGCGTCAAGGCCGCAGTCTGGAGCGTCAAGTCCTACGCCAGACAGGGGTCGGCAGGCTTGGGCTCTGGTTCTAGGCGGCCGTCGAGGACCTCGCGCACCTTCTCGAGCAAGGCGGGAGGCGTGAACGGCTTCTGCAGGAAATGGGTGCCGGGATCGAGCACGCCGCGATGGACGATGACGTTGTCGGTATAGCCGGACATATAAAGGACGCGCATGCGGGGACGCATGACTGCCAGCTTGCGGGCAAGCTCCCGGCCGCTCATGCCGGGCATCACCACGTCGGTGAGCAACAGGTCGATATTGCCGGCGTGCTGACGGCAGAAGCGCTCGGCCTCCACCACTCCACCTGCGGGAAGCACGTAGTAGCCGCTGCCTCCCAGGATGCGACGCGCCAGTTCCCGCACCACGGCATCGTCTTCCACCAGCAGGATGGTTTCGCCGCCCCGTTTGGCTGCCGATAGTGGCTCGTCGCCTTCGTCATCAGCGGGCGCTTCCACGCGCGGCAGGTAGATGGTGAAAGTGCTGCCCTCGCCGGGAGCGCTTTCCACCCACACGTAGCCGCCGCTCTGCTTCACGATCCCGTACACGGTGGAAAGTCCCAAACCCGTTCCTTTTCCCTTCTCCTTGGTAGTGAAGAACGGCTCGAAGATGCGGCCCACGGTTTCCTCGTCCATGCCGCAGCCGGTGTCGCTGACGGCCAGCATGACGTAGGAGCCAGGCGCTACACGGAAGTGGCCGAGGGAACGGGGTGCTTCGACCTCGACGTTACGTGTCTCAAACATGAGGTTGCCGCCGTCGGGCATGGCGTCGCGCGCGTTCACCGCCAGGTTCATGATCACTTGCTCGAGCTGGCCGGGATCGGCGCTTACCGAGCCAAGGCTGGCCTCCAGCGACAGGTGGATCTCGATGTCCTCGCCGATCAGCCGTTCCAGCATCTTCTCCGCGTTCAGCACCAGGCTGTTGAGGTTGAGCACGCGCGGCTGCAAGACCTGACGGCGGCTGAAGGCCAGCAACTGGCGGGTGAGCGCCGCGGCCCGATCTGCCGACTTGGAGATCTGCCTGAGATCGAGCGCCTGCGGCGAATCCGGCTCCAGCGACTCCATCAGGATGCTGGCGTAGCCGGTGATGACGGTGAGGACATTGTTGAAGTCATGGGCGACGCCGCCGGCCAAGCGTCCTACCGCTTCCATCTTCTGCGCCTGGCGCAGTTGTTCGCCCAACTGCATGCGCTCGCTGACGTCTTTCACCACCACCAGCACGGCACGGCGGCCGGCGAATTCCAGTCCTTGCGCCGTGACCTCGACGTTGAGCACGCGACCGTCCTTGTGGCGATGGCGCCATTGCCCGAAGTGGGGGCCGGAAGTCTTGAGCCGATTGAGCCGCACGGTGTTCAGGAAGACAGGCACGTCCTCGGGAGGCCGGATGTCGGTCACCTTCAAGGCAAGAAACTCGGCATGCGTGTAGCCGTACTTCTCGATGGCGGCGTTGTTCACTTCGAGAAAACGGAGCGTTTGCCGGTCATAGACCAGCATGGGCTCGGGGTTGGAAGCAAACAGCAGCCGGAACTTCTGCTCGGCCTTCTCCAGCATGTCGAGCGTGTACTCGAGCTCTCCGAAAGACCGGTAGGCCGCCAGGAAACAGGAAAGGGCAGCCATCAGGGCCGCCAGTTGCACAAGGTTCGAGAGGGTCCGATTGAGAGGTCCGTGAGCGACCACCAGCACACCGGTGAGGTGAGCGGCAATCAACACTCCGCCCGAAACCATGATGCTGCGTGGAGTCCGCACCTACCGAAGCCTACGACCTCTCTTGGATTCCCGAGCGAAACAGGACTTCCTGCGGAAACTGGGAGGACTGCAATGTGTGAGCGGATGCCTTCCCTGCGACTCCGATGGTCCCTGCGGGCCAAGGGCCCGACAGAAGCTGCCTGTATCAGGCCGATGGGATGCAGCTCGGCCGTTTTTGTTACGGCAATGTTAACGAAAACTTTCGAGCACTGCCGCCGCGCGGTTGAGCGCCTGGGCGAGCTCGTCGAGCTGCTGGCGGGCGCGCGCGGCGTCGCCGGCGTCGGCCGCTTCCGTCACACCCGGCAGAACCACCGCCGCATAGCCGGTGAATTCGCCCGGGGCATAGATGGAATGCCGGTACCAGGGACGATTGGGAAGGCCGTTGGGCAGCAGCAGGGCGCGTTCCGCCTCGCGCAGCGTGCGGTTGACGCGCGCGGCATCGGTGGCGGGATTACGCTGGGCCTCGCCCATCGCCTTGCCGGCCGCCTGGAGGCGCCGGGCCGCGGCCAGGGCAGCGGTGAAGTCCGGAGCATCCTTGCCCAGGGATGAGGCCGCCTTCTTCTGCGCATTCTCCAGGTGAGCCACGACTTCACGCCCGTAGTTCTCATAGTCGAAGGGCAACACGTCCGCTTCCGAAAGGCGAAGCGCCTGGATGCCAACCACCCGCGCCATCTGCTGCAAGTAGCGGAACTCCGGATCCGCGAAGCGGCGGAACCATTCGAAGTTGTCGAACACGGAGTGATAGACGCCGTAGTCGCCGTCGGAGCTGACGTCAATGGAGGGAACTCCGGCATGCTGCAGGAACGGAGTGTAGTCGGAGCCGCTGCCCAGGTCGCCGACCTTGGCTTCCGCCGGTCCGGAGCCCGCAGACTCGTGCCCACCGGCCGACCCCGGCATTTCCGGGTTGGGCTTCTGCGCCAGCCAGGCTTCGTACAACGGCATTCCCTTCGGGCTCGCGACCACCCTGGCAACCTCGCGCACGAAGGGCTTGAGCGAGGGCACAGCGGAAGCGGTGAAGTTCGATCCGGCGACGGCCGAGTCGATGTTGAGATACGCCACTACCCCGGCCATTTCCTTGGCGTGCTGTTCCACCCACTCGGTGGACCCGGTGAGACCGAACTCCTCCGCGTCCCAACTGGCGAAGATCAGCGTGCGCCGCGGCCGCCAACCGGTCTTCAGCAGCTCGCCGATGCCGGCAACCGCCTCCAGTTGCGAGGCGGTGCCGCTGTTGGGATCCACGGCGCCGTACACCCAGGCGTCGCGATGATTGCCATTGATGACCCACTCCTCGGGCAGTTCCCGCCCACGCACCCGGCCGATGACATTCCAGATGGTGCGGTAGGCGAAGTCCTGCTTCAGGCTGAGCTTGACGCGCACCGGCCCCGGCCCTACGTGATACGTAAAAGGCAGCGCGCCCTGCCACTCGCGAGGAGACTCCGGCCCGCCAAGGTTTTCCAGGATCGGACGCGCGTCGCCGTAGGAAAGCGGAGTCGTGGGAATGCGAGGCACGTTGGCGGCCTGTTCCGGCGGCGTCCGCTGTGCTTCCGGCAGCGAAGGCAACGAGGCCATGCCGGGCGTGGTCGGATCGCCCGGGTATTTGAAGATGTACTTGATGGAGCCACGCTGCACGGCGCTTTCCGGACGCCAGGCGCCGCGGGGATATATATCGCCCTTGAAGTAGCCGTCATCGATGGGATCGGAATAGATGATGACGCCGGCGGCGCCGTTGAGCTGGGCGGTATAGGCTTTCACGCCACGGAAATTCGAGCCGTATCGCACCACCACGATCTTGCCGGCTACATCGGCGCCCATCTCTTTCAGCTTGCGGAAGTCCTCCGGGCGGCCATAGTTGGCGTAGATCACTTCGGCCTCGACTTCGCCCGAGGGTGAGAAACCGTTGTAAGCCGTGACCACCCGCGGGTCGGACTGGAAAGGATCGCCGGCCACATGCTCCGGTGTCGGCCCGGTGAAGGTACGGCCGTCCGGCAGCTGGATGAGCACCGAGATCTTCCCCGGATAGTTCATCCACACCTTGTATTCGACGATCTCCGTCTCCAGGCCGGCCTTGCGGTATTGCTCGGCCACGTACTCTGCGGTCTTGAAATCACCGGAAGTGCCTGCAAGGTGAGGCTCCGCGGTCAGGATTCGCAGATGCTCGCCCGCGCGCGCCGCGTCGGGCACGGCCAGGAAGCGGTCCTCCAGCTTGTGCTGCGCGGCCGGGTCCCGGAACCCTGTGATAGGAGCGGCAGCCTGTTGTGCAACTGCGGCGGATGCGAAGAGAACAGCAACGGCGAGGAGCGCGAGCGACCTGGCTTTCATCCAATCTCCCGGGGGTGACGGCGCGGACGACAGCGCCGCCGGACTTTCGACGCCTACACTATAAATGACAGAGAGGCGATGAAGACGACCGAGCCGGAAGCGGTCCGCGGATGGCGCACGACGGCAGAAGCCCCTGCGTCCCAAGCCACCGACGCCGACCGAATGACGCTCAACGGCACGGCCGCTTCCCGCGCGCTGCAGGGCGTGGCGGTCGAAGAGCCGGTCGCGCCGCAACTCCCGCCGGTGTCGCTCCCCATCCCGCGCATGGTGAGCGCGCTTCGGCATCGCAACTTCCGCCTGTTCTGGACGGGCAACTTCCTTTCCAACATCGGCACCTGGATGCAGAACGTGGCCCAGGGCTGGCTGGTGCTGGAGCTTTCCAATTCCGCCTTCTGGCTGGGCGTGGTGGGCTTTGCCGCCTCGGCGCCCATGCTGGTGTTCACGCTGCTGGGCGGCGTGATTGCCGATCAGGTGGACCGGCGGCGCCTCTTGATGCGCACCCAGGCGGCCATGATGATCTTCGCCTTCGTGCTGGCTGGGCTGACCTGGTTCAAGGTGGTCAACCTGCCGGAGATCCTGTTGCTGGCTTTTGCCACCGGCGTGGCGATGTCTTTGAACACGCCCAGCTACCAGGCGCTGGTGCCGGAACTGGTACCGCGCGAGGATCTCACCAACGCCATCGCACTCAACTCGGCACAATTCAACATGTCGCGCGTGATCGGGCCCACGCTGGGCGGGTTCGCTATGGCCTGGTTCGGCGTGGCGGGCAACTTCTTTCTCAACGGCCTGAGTTTCCTGGCGCTGCTGGTTGCGCTGGCCCGTATGGAATATCCGCCGCGCACCAACAGCGACGATGGCGTGGGGATGCTGGAAAAACTGGGTGAGGGCTTTCGCTACCTGTTCGAGCAGCGCGCCATGCTGATGCTAGTGACCCTGGTCGGCCTGGCCAGCATCTTCGGCTTTCCTTACCTGATGTTCCTGCCGCTGTTCGCGCGCGACATCCTGGGCGTGGGAGAGCGCGGTCTCGGCGTGCTGATGGCGGCCAGCGGACTGGGCGCATTCCTCGGCGCCGTTACCATCGCCTGGCTGGGACGCGTGCACCGTCGCGGAAGATTCGTCACCGTTGCCGGCTCGGCGTTCCTTACGGTCGTGATCCTGTTTTCGTTCTCGCGCTGGTTCGCCGTCTCGATGGTCCTGCAGTTCTTCGCGGGCTACAGCATGATCCTCATGGTGGCTACGGTGAACTCGCTGCTGCAGCACCTGGCCAGCGAAGAGATGCGCGGGCGCGTGATGAGCATGTACGCCACCGCCTTCCTGGGCTTCGCGCCTGTCGGCGCACTGATGGCCGGGTCGCTGGCCGGGGTGATGACGGCGCCGGTGGCGATTGCGGCCATGTCCGCGCTGGCGCTGGTGGCGAGCCTGTCTCTCTACTTCTCGCGTCCCGAACTGCGGTGCCTGGATTGAGAATCAGTGGGCTTCGCGAATGGGATAGCGCAGCCGCAGGACGGTCGGCTTGGCGGAGCCGTTGGGAATCACCACGAAGAGGTTGTCGAACTCGTGGGCCGGAATCCCGACGTCTTCGGTGTCGCCCAGCACACGCAGCATCTGGGGAACGGTGTTGGCGTGTCCCACGATCAACACGACGCCATTGGGCTGCTCCTTGCGGATGCGATCTACCAGTTCCTTGGGGTCCCTCTGGTCGGCCAGCGTGACCTTCAAACCGAGTTGCTTGGCCAGCGGTGCAGCCGTGCGCATGGTGCGAATGGTGCGCGTGGAGTAGATGGCGGTAATGCCCGCGTCTTTCAACAGGTCGGCGAGCGCCTGGGCACGGGCGTCTCCCTGGTCGGAGAGCGGAGTAGCAGGATCATCGGAGTTGTAGCGTTTCTCAGCGTGGCGCACCAGGATAACGGCGCGCTGGGCTTCGCAGAGCGCAGGAGCGACAAGGAATACGAGCAGGCAGAAGGTAGTGAGCTTCATGTGGCTCTTGGATGCAGTCTCGACCGTAATCACTTCCGCTTCAGCACTTCGTGCACTGCCTTGACGATGTAGGGCGCGGTCAACCCGTACTTCTCCATGAGCTGGTCGGGCGTGGCGGATTCGGCGTAGGTGTTCTGGATGCCGACGAATTCCATGGGCACGGGCGTGGAGCGGGCCACGGCCCGCGCCACCTGGGACCCGAGCCCGCCGTCGAGCAGGTGCTCCTCGGCGGTGACGATGGCGCCGCACTCTTCCGCGCTCTGCGCCACGGCGGCTTCGTCGAGCGGCTTGATGGTGTGCATGTCGATCACACGCGCGGCAATGCCTTCCTCTTCCAGCATGTGCTGCGCGCGCAGCGCGTACTGCAGTTCGTAGCCGCAGGAGACGATGGCCACGTCGCGGCCGGTGCCGTGTACCTTGGCCTTGCCGATCTCAAAGGTGTCTTGCGGACCGTAAAGGATGGGCGACTTGGCGCGCCCGGTGCGCATGTACACAGGACCGACGTGCTCCGCCATGCGGCGGACCAGGGCGCGGGCGGAGAATTCATCCGCCGGCACCAGGACCACGAAGCCCGCCAGGCCGCACATGAGCGCGATGTCCTCGACCGATTGCTGGCTGGGACCATCCTCGCCGATGGAGATACCGCCATGCGAGCCGCAGAACTTGGCGTTCGCCCGCGGATAGGCAATGCTCATGCGTAACTGGTCGAAGCCCTTGTTGGTGAGGAAAACGGCGAAGGAAGAAGCGAACGGGATCTTGCCCTGCAACGCCAGCCCGCCGGCGATGCCCACCATGTTGGCCTCGGCGATGCCCACTGTCCAGAAGCGGTCGGGGAATTGCTGGCCGAACTTGGCGCTGTAGGTGGACTTGGCGAGATCGGCGTCGAGCGCCACGATGTTGGGATTCTCGCGCCCCAACTCCACCAGCGCCTGGCCGTAGGCCTCGCGCGTGGCAGCCCCCATCTTGAGCTCGAATTTGGTCCCCGTCTTCATGGCGGCGGTAGCTTCCATGATAGCTTCTGGCTCCTAGCTGCTGGCTCTGGAATTGAGACGTTGCAAGCAACGCCTTTACAGCCGGCTCCCATGCCCTAGAACTTCGCCTCCAGCTCCTTGACGGCCGCCTCCACCTGGTCCGGCTTGGGGGCGACGCCGTGCCATTCCACCTTGTTCTCCATGAAGGAAACACCCTTGCCCTTCACGGTATGGGCGATGATGGCCGTGGGCCGGCCGCTGGAATTCGCGCGTGCCTGCTCCAGCGCCGGAATCACCTGGGCGAAGTCGTGACCGTCGATCTCGACCGTGGTCCAGTTGAAGGCGCGGAATTTCGCCACCAGCGGTTCCAGATCGATGATGTTGGCGACGAAGTCGTCGAGCTGGATCTTGTTGTAGTCCACGATGCAGGTCAGGTTCTGAAGCTTCTGGTGGCCGGCGAACATGGCCGCCTCCCAGATCTGGCCCTCCTGCACTTCCCCGTCGCCGACCAGGACAAAGGTGTGGTAGTCGCGCTGGTCGAGCCGCGCCGACAGCGCCGAGCCGACGCCGATGGAAAGACCCTGTCCGAGCGAACCGGTGGAAGCTTCGAGAATGGGCAGCATGCGCTTGTCCGGGTGGCCCTGCAGCGGCGAGCCCAGCTTGCGCAGCGTCATCAGCAGCGCCGCATCGATGTAACCGGTCTCGGCATACGTGGCGTAGAGCACCGGGCAACTGTGCCCGTTGGAGAGGATGAAGCGGTCGCGGTCGCTCCAGGTCGGGTTCTTGGGATCGTGGCGGAGCACGCGGAAGTACAGCGCCACCAGCATCTCGACCTTGGAAAGCGACCCGCCGGGATGGCCGCTGCCCGCCGCGCCCAGCATGCGTACGATGTCGATGCGCATGCGATTGGCGATGCGCTGGAGTTCCTCGATGGACTTCGCCTGTGAGGCGCTCATGAAGGCGTTCCCGCTCCCGCCGCGGCGCGACGGCCGCGGGCGGATTTCACCGTCTTCTCGCCGCTGGCTGGAAAAGCACGTGAAGGACCACCGGCAGCCTCCGCCGCCTCACGCGCGCGCCGCACCAGGTATCTTCCCCGGCCGGTGAAAAAGCGAGCCAAGCGCCTGGCCACATCCTCCAGCAGCACACGGTCGGTCTTGCCGAAGGCGTTCTCGCGGTCGCTTTCCACATCGATCACGCCCAGCACCTTGCCGGCGATCTTGATGGGCACCACGATCTCCGACTTGGTCTCCAGGAAGCACACCCGGTAGGTCGGGTCGTGGCTGACGTCGGGAACCACCTTGATGATGCCGCTCTGGCCAGTGGTGCCGACGTTGCCCACGCCGAAAGCGAAGGCATGACATGGCGGCACGGGACCGCGGAAGGCTTGGCGCACCACCTGCTCGCCGATGACGAGATAGATGCCGATCCAGAAATAGTGGCGGCCGTCGAAAAGGGTCTCTACGACTTCGTCAAGCAGCGACGTTCGTGAGGAGGAGATGTACTTGGCGGCAAGCACACGCTCGACGTCGGCGAGGACTTCGCGTGGGGAACGGTAGCGTTTCAAGCGCTACTCCTGTTGGGATTTTTCGGGAACGAGGCTAGTGTAACCGGCCCGCAGAAATACGGCAACGACAGAGATTTGTGGAAAATGCAGTATGTTCGAGGCTCCCGGGAGGGGGCCCTTCTATTTCGCAGAGGCTGGCGCCTCGGCCGGTTTGGCGGTGGCGGTGGTCGTCGCGGGCGCCGCGAGCCAGCCGCGAATCTCGGGCAGCACCGGGCGGGTGGCCTCTTCGCCGCGGCGGATCAGTTCGCTGGCGCGCTCAAAGGCGTCATGCGCGAAGCCGGCCACGTCGGGCTCCAGGATGAGGTCGGCAGCGGCCTTCCACTCCCCACACATCTTGTTCTGCGCGATGGAGAAGCACTGGGCGATGATCTCCAGCACGTGCTGCGGGCCGTCCTTGCTTACCCAGCTCGCGCGCAGGTGAGAGGCCAGGACACGTTCCGCGCCCATCTGGCGCAAGGGGACCGTAGGCACCGAGTAAGCCAGCAGGCCGTCCACCATCAGGCGGCCGTTGACCTCGACCGGCACAAACACGCCGGGATAGGCGCAACTGGCGCGTATGGCGGGAATCAGCGGACCCGAGCGGAAAACCACCGGCTGGCCGCTGAGGAAGTCGGTAGCCACAACGGCCAGCGGCATCTCCAGCTCTTCAAACGTCTCGACGCGGAGGATCTTCTTGAGGAACGGAACCATGCGATCGTTTGACGCCAGTCCATGGCGGGAGATGGTCCAGCGGGCAAAGTCTTTCCAGCGCACCGAGTGCGCCATGGCTTCCATCTCAGGCAGCGGCACACCGCTGGCGTAGATGGCGGCCAGCAACGCGCCCACGCTGGTGCCGGCCAGGTAGCGGATAGGGATGCGCTCCGCCTCCAATACCTTCAGAACTCCGATGTGAGCCAGCCCGCGGGCGAAGCCGCCGCCCAAGGCTACCCCGATGGGCGTCACCCGCTGAGGGTGGACAATCTCGGTGACGGGACGGGTGAGCGTCCTCCAGAAAGCTTCGAGCGCGCGTGCGACCCGGAAGGGCATGGTTCCCTGCCTACTCCTAGGATGCTCCAACTCTCCGGCCAGCGAAAGATTACTTCCGGGTTCCGGGGTCACCGGGAGGGGCTGGAAGTAACGATTTCGCTTGACTGAATGAATGTTCATTCAGTACTATACCAGCAATCTGATAGGGCGCGCGCCGCTGCCATCCTCACCCCCGAAATCCACCGCGGCGCGCGCCGTAGTCTTTAGGCCTGGTTTCTTTGATTGCCAGGTCACAAAACGGGCCCTGCGCCCGGAGGAGCGTGAACCATGACCGGCGCTCGCCTCCCTTCTCTGCGGCCGCCACGCCCGCTCCCTGATACTGCTACCATCTGTCGCCGGACGTTGCGCAGTTCCGAACCGGCATCGGTTCCCTCCCTTCACCATGCATAAGCGCATTCATAAGGTCGCGGTACTCGGAGCCGGCACCATGGGGGCGCGGATTGCCGCTCATCTGGCCAACGCCGGCATCCCTTCCCTGCTGCTGGATATCGTGCCGCCGGACATGCCGGCGACCTCGAACCACGCGGCGAGGAACAAGATCGCCCAATCCGGCCTCGATGCGGCGCTCAAGTCCAAGCCCGCTGCTTTTTTCGAGCCCGCGCTGGCCCGGCTGGTTACGACCGGCAACTTCGAAGACGACCTGGGCCGGATCCGTGATTGCGACTGGGTCATCGAAGCGGTCACGGAGAACCTAGAGATCAAGCGCTCGCTGCTGAAGAAGGTGGAAGCTGCGCGGCGCCCGGGCGCCATCGTCACCACCAACACCAGCGGCCTGCCGGTGGCCAAGATCGCCGAGGGTTTCTCGGAGGATTTCCGGCGTAACTGGTTCGGAACGCATTTTTTCAATCCGCCTCGCTACATGCGGCTGCTGGAAATCATTCCCACGCCGGAGACGGAGCGCGCCGCGCTCGACGCGGTCACCCACTTCGCGGACGTGGCTCTGGGCAAGGGCATCGTGTTCGCCAAGGACACGCCCAACTTCATTGCCAACCGCATCGGGACGTTCTCCGTGCTGAACGTCATGCGCTTGATGCAGCAGATGGATCTTTCCATCGAAGAAGTGGACGCGCTGACCGGAACGGCGGTCGGGTGGCCGCGCTCCGCCACCTTCCGCACCATCGACCTCGTAGGCTTGGACGTTCTCGGGCACGTGGTCCGCAACCTGACCGAGAACGTGCACGACGAACGCAGTGACCTGGCCCTTCCCGGATTTTTCGCGCAGATGCTCGACCGCAAATGGCTGGGCGACAAGACCGGCGGCGGCTTCTACAAGAAGACCAAGGGCGCCAATGGTGACGAGCGTCTGGGACTGGACTGGAAAACGCTCGAGTATCGCCCGCAGCAGAAGCCCAAGTTCGCGGCGCTCGAAATGGCGCGCAACCTCGAGAGCCTCCCCGAGCGGCTGCACACGCTGCTCTCCGGCGACCCGAAGGACAAAGCCGCACAGTTCCTGTGGACGGCGCTCGCTGAGCTATGGACGTACTCGGCCAACCGCATCGGGGAGATCGCCGATTCCGTCGTCGAGATCGACCGCGCCATGCGCATGGGCTTCAACTGGGAACTGGGGCCGTTCGAGCTCTGGGACGCCGCCGGGGTCGAGGCCACCGTTGTCCGCATGGAGAAGGAAGG
This genomic window contains:
- a CDS encoding transketolase produces the protein MSASQAKSIEELQRIANRMRIDIVRMLGAAGSGHPGGSLSKVEMLVALYFRVLRHDPKNPTWSDRDRFILSNGHSCPVLYATYAETGYIDAALLMTLRKLGSPLQGHPDKRMLPILEASTGSLGQGLSIGVGSALSARLDQRDYHTFVLVGDGEVQEGQIWEAAMFAGHQKLQNLTCIVDYNKIQLDDFVANIIDLEPLVAKFRAFNWTTVEIDGHDFAQVIPALEQARANSSGRPTAIIAHTVKGKGVSFMENKVEWHGVAPKPDQVEAAVKELEAKF
- a CDS encoding GAF domain-containing protein; translated protein: MKRYRSPREVLADVERVLAAKYISSSRTSLLDEVVETLFDGRHYFWIGIYLVIGEQVVRQAFRGPVPPCHAFAFGVGNVGTTGQSGIIKVVPDVSHDPTYRVCFLETKSEIVVPIKIAGKVLGVIDVESDRENAFGKTDRVLLEDVARRLARFFTGRGRYLVRRAREAAEAAGGPSRAFPASGEKTVKSARGRRAAAGAGTPS
- a CDS encoding transketolase C-terminal domain-containing protein is translated as MEATAAMKTGTKFELKMGAATREAYGQALVELGRENPNIVALDADLAKSTYSAKFGQQFPDRFWTVGIAEANMVGIAGGLALQGKIPFASSFAVFLTNKGFDQLRMSIAYPRANAKFCGSHGGISIGEDGPSQQSVEDIALMCGLAGFVVLVPADEFSARALVRRMAEHVGPVYMRTGRAKSPILYGPQDTFEIGKAKVHGTGRDVAIVSCGYELQYALRAQHMLEEEGIAARVIDMHTIKPLDEAAVAQSAEECGAIVTAEEHLLDGGLGSQVARAVARSTPVPMEFVGIQNTYAESATPDQLMEKYGLTAPYIVKAVHEVLKRK
- a CDS encoding ATP-binding protein, with protein sequence MRTPRSIMVSGGVLIAAHLTGVLVVAHGPLNRTLSNLVQLAALMAALSCFLAAYRSFGELEYTLDMLEKAEQKFRLLFASNPEPMLVYDRQTLRFLEVNNAAIEKYGYTHAEFLALKVTDIRPPEDVPVFLNTVRLNRLKTSGPHFGQWRHRHKDGRVLNVEVTAQGLEFAGRRAVLVVVKDVSERMQLGEQLRQAQKMEAVGRLAGGVAHDFNNVLTVITGYASILMESLEPDSPQALDLRQISKSADRAAALTRQLLAFSRRQVLQPRVLNLNSLVLNAEKMLERLIGEDIEIHLSLEASLGSVSADPGQLEQVIMNLAVNARDAMPDGGNLMFETRNVEVEAPRSLGHFRVAPGSYVMLAVSDTGCGMDEETVGRIFEPFFTTKEKGKGTGLGLSTVYGIVKQSGGYVWVESAPGEGSTFTIYLPRVEAPADDEGDEPLSAAKRGGETILLVEDDAVVRELARRILGGSGYYVLPAGGVVEAERFCRQHAGNIDLLLTDVVMPGMSGRELARKLAVMRPRMRVLYMSGYTDNVIVHRGVLDPGTHFLQKPFTPPALLEKVREVLDGRLEPEPKPADPCLA
- the thiC gene encoding phosphomethylpyrimidine synthase ThiC codes for the protein YMTVHCGVMREHLPLTMGRVTGIVSRGGSLIAKWMMTHRQQNPLYTHFDDLCDIMREYDVTWSLGDGLRPGSIADASDKAQFAELEVLGELTERGWKNGTQVMVEGPGHIPMDQIDMNIKEQIRICKGAPFYVLGPLVTDVAPGYDHITSAIGAALAGWSGAAMLCYVTPKEHLGLPNDKDVKDGIIAYKIAAHAADIARHRPGARDRDDALSFARYNFDWEKQFALALDPETARAMHDETLSDDYYKTAAFCSMCGPKFCSMNYSSKVDEYNKEVHGLEKKDLSGLVTKILKS
- a CDS encoding MFS transporter yields the protein MKTTEPEAVRGWRTTAEAPASQATDADRMTLNGTAASRALQGVAVEEPVAPQLPPVSLPIPRMVSALRHRNFRLFWTGNFLSNIGTWMQNVAQGWLVLELSNSAFWLGVVGFAASAPMLVFTLLGGVIADQVDRRRLLMRTQAAMMIFAFVLAGLTWFKVVNLPEILLLAFATGVAMSLNTPSYQALVPELVPREDLTNAIALNSAQFNMSRVIGPTLGGFAMAWFGVAGNFFLNGLSFLALLVALARMEYPPRTNSDDGVGMLEKLGEGFRYLFEQRAMLMLVTLVGLASIFGFPYLMFLPLFARDILGVGERGLGVLMAASGLGAFLGAVTIAWLGRVHRRGRFVTVAGSAFLTVVILFSFSRWFAVSMVLQFFAGYSMILMVATVNSLLQHLASEEMRGRVMSMYATAFLGFAPVGALMAGSLAGVMTAPVAIAAMSALALVASLSLYFSRPELRCLD
- a CDS encoding M28 family metallopeptidase, translating into MKARSLALLAVAVLFASAAVAQQAAAPITGFRDPAAQHKLEDRFLAVPDAARAGEHLRILTAEPHLAGTSGDFKTAEYVAEQYRKAGLETEIVEYKVWMNYPGKISVLIQLPDGRTFTGPTPEHVAGDPFQSDPRVVTAYNGFSPSGEVEAEVIYANYGRPEDFRKLKEMGADVAGKIVVVRYGSNFRGVKAYTAQLNGAAGVIIYSDPIDDGYFKGDIYPRGAWRPESAVQRGSIKYIFKYPGDPTTPGMASLPSLPEAQRTPPEQAANVPRIPTTPLSYGDARPILENLGGPESPREWQGALPFTYHVGPGPVRVKLSLKQDFAYRTIWNVIGRVRGRELPEEWVINGNHRDAWVYGAVDPNSGTASQLEAVAGIGELLKTGWRPRRTLIFASWDAEEFGLTGSTEWVEQHAKEMAGVVAYLNIDSAVAGSNFTASAVPSLKPFVREVARVVASPKGMPLYEAWLAQKPNPEMPGSAGGHESAGSGPAEAKVGDLGSGSDYTPFLQHAGVPSIDVSSDGDYGVYHSVFDNFEWFRRFADPEFRYLQQMARVVGIQALRLSEADVLPFDYENYGREVVAHLENAQKKAASSLGKDAPDFTAALAAARRLQAAGKAMGEAQRNPATDAARVNRTLREAERALLLPNGLPNRPWYRHSIYAPGEFTGYAAVVLPGVTEAADAGDAARARQQLDELAQALNRAAAVLESFR
- a CDS encoding phosphoglycerate mutase family protein, with the translated sequence MITVETASKSHMKLTTFCLLVFLVAPALCEAQRAVILVRHAEKRYNSDDPATPLSDQGDARAQALADLLKDAGITAIYSTRTIRTMRTAAPLAKQLGLKVTLADQRDPKELVDRIRKEQPNGVVLIVGHANTVPQMLRVLGDTEDVGIPAHEFDNLFVVIPNGSAKPTVLRLRYPIREAH
- a CDS encoding patatin-like phospholipase family protein, with the translated sequence MPFRVARALEAFWRTLTRPVTEIVHPQRVTPIGVALGGGFARGLAHIGVLKVLEAERIPIRYLAGTSVGALLAAIYASGVPLPEMEAMAHSVRWKDFARWTISRHGLASNDRMVPFLKKILRVETFEELEMPLAVVATDFLSGQPVVFRSGPLIPAIRASCAYPGVFVPVEVNGRLMVDGLLAYSVPTVPLRQMGAERVLASHLRASWVSKDGPQHVLEIIAQCFSIAQNKMCGEWKAAADLILEPDVAGFAHDAFERASELIRRGEEATRPVLPEIRGWLAAPATTTATAKPAEAPASAK